From Cecembia calidifontis, one genomic window encodes:
- a CDS encoding Crp/Fnr family transcriptional regulator, translating into MIETLFLHLESFIPLSTQEKDLIKDRFFTVSAKRMQKILVAGEICKTYAFIVEGCFRMFGMDDKGFEHNIQFAAENDWIADIASFCTAKPSLLNIESLEAAKLLQVKQQDLFFLFTEIPKLNRIFKVMIDHKYIELQNRVLQNFSSTAEERYVSFLEQYPHLTNRLPNTQIASYLGITPEFLS; encoded by the coding sequence ATGATCGAAACCCTCTTCCTTCACCTAGAAAGTTTTATCCCACTTAGTACCCAGGAAAAAGACCTGATCAAAGACAGGTTCTTCACGGTGAGTGCAAAACGAATGCAAAAAATACTTGTGGCAGGAGAGATCTGTAAAACTTACGCTTTTATTGTTGAGGGCTGTTTCAGGATGTTTGGGATGGATGACAAGGGATTCGAACATAATATACAGTTTGCTGCAGAAAATGACTGGATAGCGGATATTGCAAGTTTTTGCACCGCAAAACCAAGCCTGTTAAATATTGAATCCCTCGAAGCAGCCAAACTCCTGCAGGTCAAACAGCAGGATTTGTTTTTTCTTTTTACAGAGATCCCAAAACTGAACAGGATTTTTAAGGTCATGATCGACCACAAATACATCGAACTCCAAAATCGGGTATTGCAGAATTTCAGTTCCACCGCAGAAGAACGTTATGTCAGTTTTTTGGAGCAGTACCCCCATCTTACCAACCGCTTGCCCAACACCCAGATTGCCTCTTATTTGGGCATCACACCGGAATTTTTAAGCTAG
- a CDS encoding family 16 glycoside hydrolase, whose amino-acid sequence MAIFTFNAHAQTLKLKNQEFELHNVTGEIIRFDGKKVLKIERDLNAIPFDSTNIEATVDEPHYARLLGLDDFENGTIEVKMYSQLQNPATYAEIAGFIGVFFRVKEDDSAFESIYLRPKVGRSDNQLHRNHTEQYFSYPHFKFDTFRKIAPFRYEGSAPVGLNEWITMRIEVNGETAELFINDMKYSTFIVDKMLGENKKGFVGLYVDIGTIGYFRDLKVTKRALQVRKASERVSDI is encoded by the coding sequence TTGGCAATTTTCACATTTAATGCCCACGCCCAAACACTTAAACTTAAAAACCAGGAGTTTGAGTTACACAATGTCACAGGCGAGATCATCAGATTTGATGGTAAAAAGGTCTTGAAAATTGAAAGAGACCTGAATGCTATTCCTTTTGATTCCACCAATATAGAGGCCACTGTGGATGAGCCACATTATGCCCGGTTGTTGGGTTTGGATGACTTCGAAAACGGGACCATTGAAGTCAAAATGTACAGTCAATTGCAAAACCCTGCTACATACGCGGAAATTGCAGGATTTATTGGGGTATTCTTCAGGGTAAAAGAAGATGATTCTGCTTTTGAGAGCATTTACTTGCGGCCAAAAGTGGGAAGATCAGACAATCAGCTGCATAGGAACCATACGGAACAGTATTTTTCTTATCCACACTTCAAATTTGACACCTTTCGGAAAATCGCTCCTTTCAGATACGAAGGTTCGGCACCGGTGGGATTGAATGAGTGGATTACAATGAGGATTGAGGTCAACGGTGAAACTGCCGAGCTATTTATCAACGACATGAAGTATTCTACTTTTATAGTGGATAAAATGCTGGGAGAGAACAAAAAAGGTTTTGTTGGACTTTATGTGGATATCGGTACTATCGGATATTTCAGGGATCTGAAAGTGACTAAAAGGGCTTTGCAAGTAAGGAAAGCAAGCGAAAGGGTGAGTGATATTTAG
- a CDS encoding T9SS type A sorting domain-containing protein: MNTIPAPASLIHGVVFLVNFCTRPKFVLIFILVVSSFFSHRAQAVNVVIEGTSTFVCPSKSVTYSARTFEETFGVEIFSCSIHWQVFEGNEVVGQGTGVNFTYTFPDVGLYQIKVVANGCGIFFDSGEKIVSTTSRVPIPSPISGPAMCNSGQSYSYTSSPTLNVIFPVGGNCYYHYPYRWEAPEGWSINGGGNIVEHNETVNIVAPAGTPSGSYIISVQGMIPKPSSSDFWYSQKRNFSVQIGPFNQTQVSVSGSGMVCNGNSYTYTANVPTGHQSGYTYNWTYPSGWSVQNTSNNTITFFLPSSNNTYGPVRVSVNNGCGATHLTGITVMPCSYMYSSGDFIIYPNPSDGELFVEYDVNDNRALERLDVEPLHKVNKPRTLVFKVNVFDRTEKLVRTGVSKENKVFVDTRGLQTGTYFLHINAGDQVVRKQIIVKN; encoded by the coding sequence ATGAATACAATTCCCGCCCCCGCTTCCTTGATCCACGGTGTGGTATTTCTGGTCAACTTCTGCACACGACCAAAATTCGTACTTATTTTCATCCTTGTCGTCTCAAGCTTTTTTTCTCATAGAGCGCAGGCAGTAAATGTAGTTATCGAGGGAACTTCCACTTTTGTTTGTCCAAGTAAATCAGTGACTTATTCAGCGAGAACATTCGAAGAGACGTTTGGAGTTGAAATTTTTTCCTGTAGCATACATTGGCAAGTTTTTGAGGGAAATGAAGTCGTTGGTCAGGGAACTGGTGTGAATTTCACATATACTTTTCCCGATGTTGGGCTTTATCAAATCAAGGTTGTAGCCAATGGATGCGGAATTTTTTTTGATTCAGGAGAAAAAATTGTTTCGACAACTTCACGTGTCCCTATTCCAAGCCCAATCTCAGGCCCGGCAATGTGTAACTCTGGACAGTCCTATTCCTATACCTCAAGTCCCACCTTAAATGTTATTTTTCCTGTCGGGGGAAATTGTTATTATCATTACCCCTACCGATGGGAAGCGCCGGAAGGCTGGTCTATCAATGGAGGTGGCAATATAGTTGAGCATAATGAAACAGTTAATATAGTTGCTCCCGCTGGAACTCCCTCGGGAAGTTACATAATTTCTGTTCAAGGTATGATACCAAAACCTAGCTCAAGTGATTTTTGGTATAGTCAAAAAAGAAATTTTTCAGTTCAGATAGGTCCATTCAATCAAACACAGGTATCTGTATCAGGCTCAGGTATGGTTTGTAATGGGAATTCGTATACCTACACAGCCAATGTTCCTACCGGGCACCAAAGTGGGTACACCTACAATTGGACTTACCCATCTGGATGGTCCGTTCAGAATACATCGAATAATACCATAACATTTTTCCTTCCTTCATCAAATAATACTTATGGTCCAGTTCGAGTATCTGTCAACAATGGATGTGGAGCCACTCATTTGACAGGAATTACAGTTATGCCTTGTAGTTACATGTATTCCTCGGGGGATTTTATCATATATCCCAATCCTTCCGATGGAGAATTATTTGTGGAGTATGATGTTAACGACAACAGAGCATTGGAACGGCTAGATGTGGAACCTCTGCATAAGGTAAACAAGCCAAGGACCTTAGTATTTAAAGTAAATGTTTTTGATCGAACTGAAAAACTGGTAAGGACTGGCGTGTCCAAAGAAAATAAGGTATTTGTAGATACGAGAGGTTTACAAACTGGTACTTATTTCCTGCATATAAATGCAGGGGATCAGGTAGTTAGAAAACAAATCATTGTTAAAAATTGA
- a CDS encoding transposase: protein MLTNKNCYLYRINGVEDHLHILNAVHPIIAPSSLIKDIKLASSDFIKRENIFPNFKG from the coding sequence TTGCTGACAAACAAAAACTGCTATTTATACCGTATCAATGGAGTGGAAGATCATTTACATATTTTGAATGCTGTACATCCAATAATCGCCCCTTCATCATTAATCAAGGACATCAAGTTGGCAAGTAGTGATTTTATAAAAAGAGAAAACATTTTCCCAAATTTCAAAGGATGA
- a CDS encoding nuclear transport factor 2 family protein yields the protein MKFPTSLFLFLILLTGCKPDGKESNQTNQEDLLSIQQVIEDYKTSINRFDTLLAKNNWHTSEKVSFIHPRGHEKSWEGIKTGIYAMFGSRFSSRDLKSYDEHITLYGDMAVVEFYWVFDAVFSGERPDAMQTKGRETQVLKKFGKDWKLVHVHYSSMPQTGEREGF from the coding sequence ATGAAATTTCCGACTTCTCTATTTCTCTTTCTAATCCTTTTGACAGGATGTAAACCTGATGGAAAGGAATCAAACCAGACAAACCAGGAGGACCTACTATCTATTCAACAAGTGATTGAAGACTACAAGACATCCATCAACCGATTTGATACGCTATTGGCAAAAAACAATTGGCACACTTCCGAGAAGGTGAGTTTTATCCATCCAAGAGGCCATGAAAAAAGCTGGGAAGGAATCAAGACTGGAATCTATGCAATGTTCGGCTCCCGGTTCAGTAGCCGTGATCTTAAAAGTTATGATGAACATATAACCCTTTACGGAGATATGGCAGTTGTTGAATTTTATTGGGTTTTCGATGCAGTATTTTCAGGTGAGCGCCCGGACGCTATGCAGACCAAAGGAAGGGAAACTCAAGTGCTAAAAAAATTTGGAAAAGACTGGAAGCTAGTACATGTACACTATTCCAGCATGCCTCAAACAGGTGAAAGGGAAGGATTCTAA